One window of Cohnella hashimotonis genomic DNA carries:
- a CDS encoding YifB family Mg chelatase-like AAA ATPase yields the protein MYCKLLSAIVLGVEGRLIEVEVDIAAGLPQVNVVGLPDPAVRESIDRARAAIHNAGMKFPLDRITVNLAPADMRKQGSAFDLAIAAGILCASGQMQHDELEGALIIGELSLSGEVKPVPGVLAMAENARSAGLRRIFVPPASAHEAGLIEGIEVRSVPSLADWIGGRSRTGAMAQPTINAGTAGEPVSGVPLDLADVAGQLQGKRALLIAAAGMHNLLFLGPPGTGKTMLCRRLPSLLPPLGDEEALEVTKIYSVSGKFPGARAGLLRERPFRAPHHTISTSGLIGGGPVPKPGEVTLAHRGVLFLDELPEFGRGALESLRQPLEDRHVTIGRARGVTRFPASFMLAAAMNPCACGYFGGDQSEQACSCSVGSLARYRARMSGPLADRIDLQVEIPRQPVSFAGGGMSSADARERLGVAYERQQRRYAAAGIRWNSELSGSLLGQHARLASDAEALLTGMYSRLGLSYRAHDRILKLSRTIADLEDCDSVGLEHVAEAVQYRALDRQTPGYESGVSRERKAGREGDLTQSPAKSRRKTAES from the coding sequence ATGTACTGCAAGTTATTAAGCGCTATCGTACTTGGGGTTGAGGGCAGGCTGATCGAGGTCGAGGTGGATATCGCTGCCGGATTGCCCCAGGTCAACGTAGTCGGACTGCCCGATCCGGCCGTTCGCGAATCGATCGACCGGGCCCGGGCGGCCATTCATAATGCCGGCATGAAGTTCCCGCTGGACCGTATCACGGTCAATCTGGCGCCGGCGGATATGCGCAAGCAGGGGAGCGCGTTCGATCTGGCGATCGCGGCGGGCATTCTTTGCGCGAGCGGTCAGATGCAGCATGATGAGCTTGAGGGCGCTTTGATCATCGGCGAGCTGTCGCTTAGCGGAGAGGTCAAGCCGGTTCCAGGCGTGCTGGCGATGGCCGAGAACGCCCGGTCGGCGGGATTGCGGCGCATATTCGTGCCGCCGGCGAGCGCGCACGAAGCCGGGTTGATTGAAGGCATCGAGGTCAGGTCCGTCCCTTCGCTGGCGGATTGGATCGGCGGCCGGAGCCGGACCGGCGCCATGGCGCAGCCCACGATCAACGCGGGGACAGCTGGCGAGCCCGTCTCGGGCGTCCCGCTCGATCTGGCGGACGTCGCCGGTCAGTTGCAAGGTAAGCGCGCGCTTCTCATTGCTGCAGCGGGCATGCACAACCTGCTTTTTCTCGGACCGCCGGGCACGGGCAAGACGATGCTGTGCAGAAGGCTGCCGTCTCTGCTGCCGCCGCTCGGGGACGAAGAGGCGCTGGAGGTTACCAAAATCTACAGCGTGAGCGGGAAGTTCCCGGGCGCTCGCGCAGGCTTGCTAAGGGAGCGCCCGTTTCGTGCGCCGCACCATACGATATCGACCTCCGGCTTGATCGGCGGAGGGCCCGTGCCCAAGCCCGGAGAGGTCACGCTTGCGCATCGGGGCGTTCTGTTTTTGGACGAGCTGCCCGAATTCGGCAGAGGCGCGCTCGAGTCGCTCCGCCAGCCGCTCGAGGACCGTCATGTGACGATTGGACGGGCGCGCGGCGTGACCCGCTTTCCCGCCAGCTTCATGCTGGCGGCGGCTATGAATCCGTGCGCCTGCGGTTACTTTGGCGGCGACCAGAGCGAACAAGCTTGCTCCTGCTCTGTCGGCTCGCTGGCCCGATACCGCGCCAGAATGTCGGGCCCGCTTGCAGACCGGATCGATCTTCAGGTTGAGATACCTAGACAACCCGTCAGCTTCGCCGGCGGCGGCATGTCGTCCGCAGACGCAAGGGAAAGACTGGGCGTCGCTTACGAACGACAGCAACGCCGCTATGCGGCTGCGGGTATCCGCTGGAACAGCGAGCTTTCCGGTAGCTTGCTGGGCCAGCATGCGCGGCTTGCGAGCGATGCGGAGGCGCTCCTGACCGGCATGTACAGCAGACTTGGACTTAGCTACCGGGCTCATGACCGCATCTTGAAGCTGTCGCGAACGATCGCGGACCTCGAAGACTGCGATTCGGTCGGACTCGAGCATGTCGCAGAAGCTGTTCAGTACCGTGCGCTCGACAGACAAACGCCAGGTTATGAATCGGGCGTGTCGCGCGAAAGGAAGGCCG
- a CDS encoding YraN family protein, which yields MTRDPGAGKRRPDLRKRRGDRAEAEAAVFLERLGYRIRERNWRCRTGELDIVASDGDVTVIVEVRSRRENSRFGSAVEAVTPRKCMQVRATAQVYLRFAGLEGARTRFDVVAVTFDGTDGVAEVRHLIGAF from the coding sequence TTGACGCGCGATCCGGGGGCGGGCAAGCGCAGGCCGGATCTTCGCAAAAGGCGCGGGGATCGCGCCGAAGCGGAAGCGGCTGTTTTTTTGGAGCGGCTGGGTTACCGCATACGCGAGCGGAACTGGCGGTGCCGGACCGGCGAGCTCGACATCGTCGCGTCGGACGGGGACGTTACCGTAATCGTGGAGGTACGCTCGCGCAGGGAAAATAGCCGGTTCGGCTCGGCGGTCGAGGCGGTTACCCCGCGCAAATGCATGCAGGTTCGCGCGACGGCCCAGGTGTATTTGCGCTTCGCGGGTCTCGAAGGCGCGCGGACGAGGTTCGATGTCGTAGCGGTGACTTTCGACGGGACGGACGGGGTCGCTGAGGTGCGTCATTTGATCGGCGCATTTTGA
- a CDS encoding EscU/YscU/HrcU family type III secretion system export apparatus switch protein: protein MEQPKGDGRKAGGADRPGGTLETGAGERYVPRKAVALKYNPEIRSAPVVVAKGKGVVAEEIMKRAAENGVPVQEDASLVEVLSKLDLAQEIPQELYQLVAEVLSFVYRSDKRASQTNRGQPN from the coding sequence ATGGAACAGCCGAAGGGTGACGGACGAAAGGCGGGAGGTGCCGATCGTCCGGGCGGAACTTTAGAGACAGGCGCAGGCGAGCGCTATGTCCCGCGCAAAGCTGTCGCGCTAAAATATAATCCTGAGATACGATCGGCGCCTGTCGTCGTCGCCAAAGGCAAAGGCGTCGTCGCAGAGGAGATCATGAAGCGCGCGGCGGAGAACGGCGTACCTGTCCAGGAGGATGCTTCGCTCGTCGAAGTGCTCTCCAAGCTGGACCTGGCGCAAGAGATTCCGCAGGAGCTGTACCAGCTGGTCGCAGAGGTGCTGAGCTTCGTCTACCGATCGGACAAGCGGGCGTCCCAGACGAATAGGGGGCAGCCCAATTGA
- a CDS encoding ribonuclease HII: MHKCDLDATQAGFSTDSFIGQAHKNRGTSRKTVAGSPQLSDNRRQNVNGQSALKAEMDLKTEIPDEIDRLSYERSLWTNGVSAIAGVDEVGRGCLFGDVVAAAVVLPVGLVLEGIDDSKRLSEKKRDELYGIILENAVTWAVGRVDAATIDRINIRQASRLAMKIAVEGLAAKPDHLLIDAETVDLPLPQTKIIKGDLLSQSIGAASIVAKVTRDRLCDQIWDLNYAGYGIKDHKGYATKVHREALLALGPTPLHRRSFLTKYVAEQQTLF; this comes from the coding sequence TTGCACAAATGCGATTTAGATGCGACTCAGGCCGGCTTTTCGACAGACTCCTTTATTGGACAAGCGCACAAGAACCGGGGAACAAGTCGAAAAACAGTTGCCGGATCGCCGCAGTTGTCGGACAATAGAAGGCAGAACGTTAACGGACAGAGCGCATTAAAGGCGGAGATGGACTTGAAAACCGAAATACCTGATGAAATCGACAGATTATCTTACGAACGGTCGTTATGGACAAATGGCGTATCGGCGATCGCCGGCGTGGACGAAGTGGGCAGAGGGTGCTTGTTCGGCGATGTGGTCGCCGCGGCGGTCGTGTTGCCGGTCGGTCTGGTGCTCGAGGGGATTGACGATTCCAAGCGGCTGAGCGAAAAAAAGCGGGACGAGCTATACGGCATCATCCTCGAAAATGCGGTAACCTGGGCAGTAGGGCGCGTCGATGCTGCGACGATCGACAGAATCAATATTCGTCAGGCGTCGCGGCTGGCGATGAAGATCGCGGTAGAGGGGCTCGCGGCGAAGCCGGATCACCTGCTGATCGATGCGGAGACGGTCGATTTGCCGCTTCCGCAAACGAAAATCATCAAAGGCGACCTGCTCAGTCAATCTATCGGTGCCGCTTCGATCGTCGCAAAGGTAACGCGGGACCGGTTATGCGATCAGATATGGGATTTGAATTACGCCGGTTACGGCATCAAGGATCACAAGGGCTACGCGACGAAGGTTCATCGCGAAGCGCTGCTCGCGCTCGGCCCGACGCCGCTGCACCGCAGATCGTTCTTAACGAAATACGTCGCGGAGCAGCAGACGCTCTTTTAA
- the ylqF gene encoding ribosome biogenesis GTPase YlqF, which translates to MTIQWFPGHMTRAKRQIEEKLKLIDVVFELLDARIPEASRNPMIDEIVGGKPRLILLNKADLADPDANAAWLAHYQALGHSALLIDSSTGTGVKDIAVRVQALLKEKTDRQIAKGLKPRPARALIVGIPNVGKSTLINKLAGRSAAVTGDKPGVTKGQQWIRTGGGLELLDTPGILWPKFEDADVGFRLAATGAIKEEVLHVDEVGCTLIRYLAENYRDTLIDRYNLDALAAELPDTAAAADVLADIGKRRGCLGSGGHVDYDKAAGVLLRDLRSGKLGRISLEAPVI; encoded by the coding sequence TTGACCATCCAATGGTTCCCCGGTCATATGACCCGGGCCAAAAGACAAATCGAAGAAAAACTCAAGCTGATCGACGTCGTATTCGAGCTGCTGGACGCTCGCATACCCGAAGCGAGCCGCAATCCGATGATCGACGAGATCGTCGGCGGCAAGCCGAGGCTCATCCTGCTGAACAAGGCGGATCTGGCCGACCCTGACGCGAACGCGGCGTGGCTGGCGCATTACCAGGCGCTCGGACACAGCGCGCTTCTGATCGACTCGAGCACCGGTACGGGTGTCAAAGATATCGCTGTTCGCGTTCAGGCGCTGCTCAAGGAAAAGACCGACCGGCAGATCGCCAAGGGGCTCAAGCCGAGGCCTGCCCGCGCGTTGATCGTCGGCATTCCGAACGTAGGGAAGTCTACGCTGATCAACAAGCTGGCCGGACGAAGCGCAGCCGTGACCGGCGACAAGCCCGGCGTTACGAAGGGGCAGCAATGGATTCGGACCGGCGGCGGCCTCGAGCTGCTGGACACGCCGGGCATTCTATGGCCGAAGTTCGAGGATGCGGATGTCGGCTTCAGGCTTGCTGCAACGGGCGCCATCAAGGAAGAAGTGCTGCACGTCGACGAGGTCGGCTGTACGCTGATCCGTTATCTGGCGGAGAACTACCGGGACACGCTGATCGATCGTTACAATCTGGACGCGCTCGCTGCGGAGCTGCCGGATACGGCGGCAGCGGCGGACGTTCTGGCCGATATCGGCAAGCGCCGGGGCTGCCTGGGCAGCGGAGGGCACGTGGATTACGACAAAGCTGCGGGCGTCCTGCTGCGCGACCTGCGGTCGGGCAAGCTGGGGCGAATTTCGCTTGAAGCGCCGGTCATTTAA
- the lepB gene encoding signal peptidase I, whose amino-acid sequence MDQSDKRNELEQTETAFGDSSVPGSPSGQNVPEASPGEPGSNGASPPAPGAGKSKAGKEAVEWVKALAIAGVLVVLIRWLLFNPFIVDGESMQPNFWNGERIIVNKALYDIRKPKPGEVIVFHVPDEHRDYIKRVIAVGGDTVKVQGDDIYVNGTKIKEPYLESTYEEMHASGQLYNEEKWSSDFPNETFPDGKVPDGMLYVMGDNRPNSKDSRMIGYVPIDRVVGRAELVFWPLDKIKYIGKGY is encoded by the coding sequence ATGGATCAATCTGACAAGCGGAATGAATTGGAGCAAACGGAGACTGCGTTCGGCGATTCGTCCGTACCCGGCTCGCCTTCCGGGCAGAACGTTCCGGAAGCTTCTCCAGGGGAGCCCGGCTCGAACGGGGCGTCTCCGCCCGCGCCCGGCGCCGGCAAATCAAAAGCCGGCAAAGAGGCGGTCGAATGGGTGAAGGCGCTGGCGATCGCGGGCGTGCTCGTCGTTCTGATCCGTTGGCTGCTGTTCAACCCATTTATCGTCGACGGCGAGTCGATGCAGCCGAACTTCTGGAACGGTGAAAGAATCATCGTGAACAAGGCTTTGTACGACATTCGCAAGCCGAAGCCCGGCGAGGTCATCGTCTTTCACGTGCCGGACGAGCACAGGGACTATATTAAGCGGGTCATTGCCGTCGGCGGCGACACCGTCAAGGTTCAAGGCGACGACATTTACGTCAACGGAACGAAGATCAAGGAGCCGTACTTGGAATCTACGTACGAGGAGATGCACGCCTCCGGTCAATTGTATAACGAAGAAAAGTGGAGCAGCGATTTCCCGAATGAGACATTCCCGGACGGCAAGGTGCCGGACGGCATGCTGTACGTCATGGGCGACAATCGCCCGAACAGCAAGGACAGCCGCATGATCGGCTATGTGCCGATCGACCGCGTCGTCGGACGGGCCGAGCTCGTATTCTGGCCGCTCGACAAGATCAAATATATCGGCAAAGGGTATTAA
- the rplS gene encoding 50S ribosomal protein L19: protein MSLIQTITQEQLRKDIPAFRPGDTLKVHVKVVEGSRERVQLFEGVVIKRRGGGISETFTVRKISYGVGVERTFPVHSPRIEKIEVARRGKVRRAKLYYLRNLRGKAARIKEIR from the coding sequence ATGAGTCTGATTCAAACGATTACGCAAGAGCAACTGCGCAAGGACATCCCGGCATTCCGTCCTGGCGACACGCTGAAGGTTCACGTTAAAGTCGTCGAGGGTTCCCGCGAGCGGGTACAACTGTTCGAAGGCGTCGTGATCAAGCGTCGCGGCGGCGGGATCAGCGAGACCTTTACGGTTCGCAAGATTTCCTACGGCGTCGGCGTCGAGCGTACTTTCCCGGTTCACTCGCCCCGCATCGAGAAGATCGAAGTGGCGCGCCGCGGTAAGGTTCGCCGTGCGAAGCTTTACTACCTGCGCAACCTGCGCGGCAAGGCAGCTCGCATCAAGGAAATTCGATAA
- the trmD gene encoding tRNA (guanosine(37)-N1)-methyltransferase TrmD, translating into MRVDVLTLFPEMFEGVFGSSILGKARDRGLVSLNTVNFRDYANNKHNTVDDTPYGGGGGMVLKPDPIFAAVEAVTGRVVLKEPRDDEFGDDAPASEERGEVEGLRPPRVILMCPQGETFTQSKAQELSRETHLIFICGHYEGYDERIRSHLVTDELSVGDYVLTGGELPAMTVVDAVVRLLPGVLGNESSAVTDSFSDGLLEYPHYTRPVNFRGLQVPDVLLSGHHAEIDKWRRQQSLLRTHARRPELLDVADMTDKEKKWLEAAVREQGESDAR; encoded by the coding sequence ATGCGCGTAGATGTATTAACGCTTTTCCCGGAGATGTTCGAGGGCGTGTTCGGCAGCAGCATCTTGGGCAAGGCGCGCGATCGCGGACTCGTCTCGCTGAATACGGTGAACTTCCGCGACTACGCGAACAACAAGCATAATACCGTCGATGACACGCCCTACGGCGGGGGCGGCGGCATGGTGCTGAAGCCCGACCCGATCTTCGCTGCCGTAGAAGCGGTGACGGGGCGGGTGGTGCTGAAGGAACCGAGGGACGACGAATTCGGGGACGACGCGCCTGCTTCGGAGGAGCGGGGAGAGGTAGAGGGCTTGCGTCCGCCGCGCGTCATTCTCATGTGCCCGCAGGGTGAGACCTTCACGCAGTCGAAGGCGCAGGAGCTGTCCCGGGAGACGCATCTCATTTTTATTTGCGGCCATTACGAGGGTTATGACGAGCGCATCCGCAGTCATCTGGTGACCGACGAGCTCTCGGTCGGAGACTACGTGCTGACGGGCGGAGAATTGCCTGCTATGACCGTCGTGGACGCCGTCGTCAGGCTGCTGCCCGGCGTACTGGGCAACGAGAGCTCCGCCGTTACCGACTCGTTCAGCGACGGCTTGCTCGAATACCCTCATTACACCCGTCCCGTTAATTTCCGCGGTCTCCAGGTGCCGGACGTGCTGTTGTCCGGACATCACGCGGAGATCGACAAATGGCGCAGGCAGCAGTCGCTGCTGCGAACGCATGCGCGCCGGCCCGAGCTGCTGGACGTTGCGGATATGACCGACAAGGAGAAAAAGTGGCTTGAAGCAGCGGTTCGGGAGCAGGGTGAAAGCGACGCTCGCTGA
- the rimM gene encoding ribosome maturation factor RimM (Essential for efficient processing of 16S rRNA), giving the protein MSEQQLLNVGKIVNTHGVRGEIKVWPQTDFPDVRFRAGSKLLLVNPEAGGQPAEVEVVSAREQKNMFVVRLKGWDDINQVEKYKGWELKVEAEDRVELEKDEYYLSDIIGCAVFTEEGEELGFVKEILSPGANDVWVVKRPKGGDLLLPYIDDVVKEVDVAARKVKVHLMEGLL; this is encoded by the coding sequence TTGTCGGAGCAACAACTGCTGAACGTCGGTAAAATCGTCAACACGCACGGCGTGCGGGGCGAGATCAAGGTGTGGCCGCAGACGGACTTTCCGGATGTGCGATTCCGCGCGGGCAGCAAGCTGCTTCTCGTGAATCCGGAAGCCGGCGGGCAGCCTGCTGAGGTCGAGGTCGTCAGCGCCCGCGAGCAAAAAAACATGTTCGTGGTCCGGCTGAAGGGCTGGGACGACATCAACCAGGTCGAGAAGTATAAGGGCTGGGAGCTTAAGGTCGAAGCCGAGGACCGCGTGGAGCTCGAGAAAGACGAATATTATCTGAGCGATATTATCGGCTGCGCCGTCTTCACGGAGGAAGGCGAGGAGCTGGGCTTCGTCAAGGAGATTCTGTCCCCCGGCGCGAACGATGTCTGGGTCGTTAAGCGTCCCAAGGGCGGAGATTTGCTGCTGCCGTATATCGACGATGTTGTCAAGGAAGTCGACGTCGCCGCCCGCAAGGTCAAAGTTCATCTGATGGAAGGATTGCTCTGA
- a CDS encoding KH domain-containing protein yields MEQLIRVIAQALVDHPEDVRIQVKEDARGLVYELTVHPGDVGKVIGKQGRIAKALRTVVSSAAVKTHKRVIVDIVSE; encoded by the coding sequence ATGGAACAACTCATACGGGTTATTGCACAGGCATTGGTGGATCATCCGGAAGACGTACGAATTCAGGTCAAGGAAGACGCGCGAGGCCTGGTGTACGAGCTTACCGTTCATCCCGGCGATGTCGGCAAGGTCATCGGCAAGCAGGGGCGGATTGCGAAGGCGCTGCGCACGGTCGTCTCGTCCGCCGCGGTCAAGACCCACAAACGCGTCATCGTGGACATCGTATCCGAATAG
- the rpsP gene encoding 30S ribosomal protein S16: MATRIRLKRMGAHKAPFYRVVVADSRSPRDGRFIEEIGIYNPVAQPAEVKIDEEKALKWLQSGAQASDTVRNLLSKAGVLKKFHESKLSK; this comes from the coding sequence ATGGCAACTCGCATTCGTCTTAAGCGTATGGGCGCTCACAAAGCCCCTTTCTACCGCGTGGTCGTAGCTGATTCCCGCTCCCCGCGCGACGGCCGCTTCATCGAGGAGATCGGCATCTACAACCCGGTCGCTCAACCGGCCGAAGTGAAGATCGACGAGGAGAAGGCACTGAAGTGGCTGCAATCCGGCGCGCAAGCGTCCGATACGGTCCGCAATCTCCTGAGCAAGGCTGGCGTTCTGAAGAAGTTCCACGAATCCAAGCTCTCGAAGTAA
- the ffh gene encoding signal recognition particle protein gives MAFEGLTTRLQNVFGKLRGKGKLSEDDVNEAMREVRLALLEADVNFKVVKDFIAKVKEKAVGLEVTKSFTPGMVVVDIVHKELIELMGGTQSKLAKSNRPPTVVLMAGLQGAGKTTLVGKLAKQLQSQNHKPLLVAGDIYRPAAIKQLQVLGGQIDVPVFSLGDQVSPVEIARQGVARAKEEGRDYVLIDTAGRLQIDEALMEEIKQIHAAVNPDEVLLVVDAMTGQEAVNVAKSFHEQLALTGVVLTKLDGDTRGGAALSVKAVTGCPIKFASTGEKIDQLEAFHPDRMASRILGMGDMLSLIEKAQTNIDEEKAKELERKMRTAEFTFDDFLEQMEQVRKMGPLDQLLDMMPGMNKLKANPNFKIDEKQISRTEAIAKSMTKAEKQKPDMINYSRRKRIAAGSGTTVADVNRLLKQFEDMKKMMKQFSGMMGPKGPKGGMKGLKNLLGGKGGKGMKFPF, from the coding sequence ATGGCATTCGAGGGTTTGACGACAAGGCTCCAGAACGTGTTCGGCAAGCTTCGGGGCAAGGGCAAGCTGTCCGAAGACGATGTCAACGAGGCGATGCGCGAGGTAAGGCTGGCGCTGCTGGAGGCCGACGTTAACTTCAAAGTCGTGAAGGACTTCATCGCAAAAGTAAAAGAGAAAGCCGTCGGATTGGAAGTGACGAAGAGCTTCACGCCCGGCATGGTCGTGGTCGATATCGTCCACAAGGAACTGATCGAGCTGATGGGCGGCACCCAGTCCAAGCTGGCCAAGTCCAACCGGCCGCCTACGGTCGTTCTGATGGCAGGCCTGCAGGGCGCGGGCAAGACGACGCTCGTCGGCAAGCTCGCCAAGCAGCTGCAGTCGCAGAACCACAAGCCGCTGCTTGTAGCCGGCGATATCTACCGACCAGCCGCGATCAAGCAGCTTCAGGTGCTCGGCGGACAGATCGACGTGCCGGTATTCTCCCTGGGCGACCAGGTCAGCCCGGTCGAGATCGCCCGGCAGGGCGTAGCGCGCGCCAAGGAAGAGGGCCGCGACTACGTGCTCATCGATACCGCGGGCCGTCTGCAGATCGACGAAGCGCTAATGGAAGAGATCAAGCAGATTCACGCGGCCGTTAATCCCGACGAGGTACTGCTGGTTGTCGACGCCATGACGGGCCAAGAGGCCGTCAACGTGGCCAAGAGCTTCCATGAGCAGCTCGCGCTGACCGGCGTCGTGCTGACCAAGCTCGACGGCGACACCCGCGGCGGCGCCGCGCTGTCGGTCAAGGCGGTCACGGGCTGCCCGATCAAGTTCGCCTCCACGGGCGAGAAGATCGACCAGCTCGAGGCGTTCCACCCCGACCGGATGGCGTCGCGGATCCTCGGCATGGGCGACATGCTGTCTCTTATCGAGAAAGCGCAGACCAACATCGACGAGGAGAAGGCGAAGGAGCTCGAGCGCAAGATGCGCACGGCCGAATTCACCTTCGACGACTTCCTTGAGCAGATGGAGCAGGTCCGCAAGATGGGGCCGCTCGACCAGCTGCTCGATATGATGCCCGGCATGAACAAGCTGAAGGCCAATCCGAACTTCAAGATCGACGAGAAGCAGATCTCCCGCACCGAGGCGATCGCCAAGTCGATGACGAAGGCGGAGAAGCAGAAGCCCGACATGATCAACTACAGCAGGCGCAAGCGGATCGCGGCCGGCAGCGGCACGACCGTCGCCGACGTTAACCGTCTGCTCAAGCAGTTCGAGGACATGAAGAAGATGATGAAGCAATTTTCCGGCATGATGGGACCCAAGGGACCCAAAGGCGGGATGAAGGGCCTCAAAAATCTGCTCGGCGGCAAAGGCGGCAAGGGCATGAAGTTTCCTTTCTAA
- the ylxM gene encoding YlxM family DNA-binding protein: MQGERALAKTTRMNMLFDFYGPLLTDKQQTFLKFYYHDDYSLGEIASDFEISRQAVYEHLKRAEQALEGYEDKLGLMARHVRLHGWLDTLDRQIGALPEPHREALARTAAGLRGSEDGDL, from the coding sequence ATGCAGGGAGAGCGCGCACTCGCGAAGACGACCCGGATGAACATGCTGTTCGATTTTTACGGGCCGCTGCTGACCGACAAGCAGCAGACGTTTCTGAAGTTTTATTACCACGACGATTACTCGCTCGGCGAGATCGCGTCGGACTTCGAGATCAGCCGACAGGCGGTCTACGAGCATCTGAAGCGGGCGGAGCAGGCGCTCGAGGGCTACGAGGACAAGCTGGGACTCATGGCGCGGCACGTGCGGCTGCACGGCTGGCTCGATACGCTCGACCGGCAGATCGGCGCGCTCCCGGAGCCGCATCGCGAAGCGCTGGCCAGGACGGCCGCAGGCCTCCGCGGATCGGAAGACGGCGATCTTTGA
- a CDS encoding stalk domain-containing protein — translation MKKQKWIILATAAGLLATTGASAAGLIEKVSGQLRGDITVTVNGEQTQLHPVYIDGKAYIPVRDAADAFGYGISWNQKQLDLTSKNAPVGEADYAMISGVVESATATAGGGVRLEVLGTGPNAWIILTADAKSTITGADGKTIAASDLKAGMHIIAQYGPAIAKSYPGQSHAASVNVTAERLVKEQAVYSVEKADGGWRIQFSELKNGVDTPVLTLQSGKETRLVDKEGRSADWTQIKPGTPVRAYYGPTITEGQVSALDTVVVLEQQPTAEQIAAYREIAWKLVPAEQLPHLLTKKEDAQVAVIEADAAGLMPADDAAKKRVEEIKAAGGKLIAVNYSTDQDPLIGPLTIVFDPETEKLLGYFIRR, via the coding sequence ATGAAAAAGCAAAAATGGATCATACTCGCGACCGCGGCCGGACTGCTTGCGACGACGGGCGCCAGTGCGGCGGGTCTGATCGAGAAAGTAAGCGGCCAGCTCCGCGGGGATATCACAGTCACGGTCAATGGGGAGCAGACCCAGCTTCACCCGGTTTATATCGACGGAAAAGCCTATATTCCGGTGCGCGATGCGGCTGATGCGTTCGGCTACGGCATCTCGTGGAATCAGAAGCAGCTGGACTTGACAAGCAAAAACGCGCCGGTCGGAGAGGCGGACTATGCGATGATCTCCGGCGTCGTAGAGAGCGCGACCGCGACCGCAGGCGGCGGCGTAAGACTTGAGGTGCTCGGCACAGGGCCGAACGCCTGGATCATTCTGACGGCCGACGCCAAGTCGACCATAACCGGTGCGGACGGAAAAACGATCGCGGCCTCCGATCTGAAGGCGGGCATGCATATCATTGCCCAGTACGGACCGGCCATCGCAAAGAGCTACCCGGGACAGTCCCATGCGGCTTCCGTGAACGTAACGGCCGAACGGCTGGTCAAGGAACAGGCGGTCTATTCCGTGGAAAAAGCGGACGGCGGCTGGCGCATTCAGTTTTCCGAGCTGAAGAACGGCGTCGATACGCCCGTGCTTACGCTGCAGTCCGGCAAGGAGACGAGACTCGTCGACAAGGAAGGCCGGTCTGCCGACTGGACGCAGATCAAGCCGGGAACGCCGGTTCGCGCTTATTACGGCCCTACGATCACCGAAGGACAGGTCTCGGCGCTTGATACGGTCGTCGTGCTGGAGCAGCAGCCGACGGCCGAACAAATCGCGGCTTACCGCGAGATCGCCTGGAAGCTCGTACCGGCCGAGCAGCTTCCGCATCTGCTGACCAAAAAGGAAGATGCCCAGGTGGCCGTGATCGAAGCTGACGCAGCCGGTCTGATGCCGGCCGACGACGCCGCCAAGAAGCGCGTCGAAGAAATCAAGGCGGCCGGCGGCAAGCTGATCGCCGTTAATTACAGCACGGATCAAGATCCGTTGATCGGGCCGCTGACGATCGTCTTTGATCCGGAGACGGAGAAGTTGCTCGGCTATTTCATAAGACGTTAA